The following is a genomic window from Armatimonadota bacterium.
TGGGATCAGATGAACCGCGAGGCGGATCCGTTGCACCGGCCGCATTACCGCTTCACCAGGAAGCGCCCGCGCCGCCGCGTCCGCCGCCGCAAGTCCTGAGCCGGCGACATCCCGCTCGCATTCGCGCACTCGTGGAGAGCGCGCCCGGAACGCCCTCTATTCAATCACGACGACATCATATTCGTCGAGCATCGGCAGAGTCGCGACAACCACGCCGCCGCGAGTCTCGTACGGGATGTCGGCGTCGAGCCGCAGCGAATGCACGCGCGAGACGCGATCTCGCGCGAGTCGGATCGTGATATCGCGGACCGGAATGAATTCGCCGACGGGCCGGTGCATGTCCGCTGTGTTGTTGACCAAATGGATGAGGTCCGTATCCGGCGCCTTGTTGCGCCACTCCACGTAAACTGACTGCGGGGCGCGGATTTCGAGAGGCAGCGAGGTCGCACACCCGTGATCCTCTCCCTTGCAGGGAGAGGGATTCCTGGTCACCCAGCGCACCATGTCATTGATGAGCCGCTGGTGCTGCAGCATGCCGAGTTCGCCGAAGACCGCGCTCAGCGCGCCGGGACAGTAGGCGACGCGCCCCTTGCCTAAGGTGCCGAGGATCAACCCCGGGTTGTCGGTCTCGCCCCGTGGGACCATGTAAGACCTGCCGAGCGGCACAGTAACAACGGCCGGCACCTGCGTGTCTGCGCGAGGCCGCACTCCCAGTATGTGCACGGGCCGCGGAACGAGTTGCCCTGGCCGGTATGATCCGAGCTGTGTCGCGGCCGCGGTCATCTGCAGATAGTCCTCCGTCCTGGACGGCACGAACATGCCGTCAACCGACTCGATGCCGAGCAGCGTGCGCCATTGGCGGTCATCGGTCGGATTGCCCCGCTCATCATACATCCCGCTCTCGAAGTCCGCGTAGAGCCCGCCGCCTGCGGCCACGAAGTCGCGAATCGCCTCCCGCTGCCCCGCACTCAAGCACGGCGTGTTGGCAAGCGCCAGCGCGTCGTACCGAGATAGCACTTCGGGCGCGACGTCGCAATCCCACAGTATCTCAACCGGCAGATGCGACCGCGCCAACGCGAGAAACATGCCCGTCGTAGAGCCGGTCACCAGTCCGTCGCACACGCCCTTGCGCTTCTGCGTCTCGACCGCGCCGCCCGCGACATCGGCGATCAGATCGCGCTCGACGCCGCTGCCCGGCTCGATGTACAGCTCCTTGCGCTGCGACAGATACCAGTGATTCGACGCGCTGCCGACGAGCATCGCGACCCGCGCGGCGCAGCGCGTGTCGGTGAAGTACGCCTCGTGTCGCTCGACGAAGGCGTTGGTCTCCGCCGCGGCCTGCGCCTCCTCGCGACTGTGCTCCAGCGCGCGATCCCACACCGCAAACCACGTGTTCGACCCGGCGGCGACGGTCTGCGCGAACGCGAGCTTCATCTCGTTGACCGGCAGCGGGATGTAGTGCCACGCGCCCAACGCGTGATGCGTGTACACCTGTGACACGCGATTGCGCGCGCCGAGGTACTTGCCGAGCAAGGCGGAGGCGAGGATGTAATGGCGGCCTGAGGTGGGGTGGAAGAACTGCTCGGCACCGTTGATATCCTGGCAGTCGCTCAGTCTCTGAATGTCGCGCGCCACCCGCCACGCGCCCGCCGCATAGCCGCCGCCGTTGAGGTAGATGCAGCCATCCGGATTCACCGACCGCAGCGCCGCCCGCGCGTCGGTCAGGAAGCGCGCCATGGACTCCTCGCGAAACTCGACCCAGTCCTTCCAGGTTTCGCTGCGCCAGTCTTCCTCCGACGGAGCGTCGCTCCCGCTCGGCTCGCGGAAAAGGCGCCGGCACGCGTCGCAGTAGCACGCGCCTGGGAAGACCACCGGGCCGTCGAGGAACGCGCCGGCGATGCCCGTCTTCGCCGCCTCGCGGATGAGGTCAAACGCCCAGTCGCGCCACGGTGTGTTGACGCACATGGTCGTGCCCGCGCCGTAGAGCGGATGTCGCCGCCCGTACGGCTCTCCGTCGGCGAGGAGCTGCTCCCAATCCGGATGCGCCTCGGCGAACTCATAGCCAAACCAGTGCAGGTTGATGTAGGCGAGCACCTTGATGCCGCGGCGCTCCGCATGCGGGATGTAGTCGCGCAACACGTCGCGGTCACCGAGCACGTCGAGCTTCTCGAACTTATCCGTGTCGAACGTCACGATGTGCGCCATCCCGGGCGAGCACCCGAGGTTGGCCATCACCCACTCGGCATTGACGTGGAAATCCTCCTTGGCCTCGCGCGCGAGTTCGGCGGGATCCTGCGCGAGCAGGCGGTCGTATTCGCTGATGTAGTCCCGCCGCATGATGCGGAACGGGCGCGTCCACCACGGCGTGGGTGCTGCCGGCATGGGCTGTCCTCTCGGTATGCGGTGCGGGAGTTGCGCGCAGCGCGATAGCTGCGGGCGGGTGAGGAATTAGGCGGCGCCGCGCCGAATCCTGCAGTGTGCGCCGTGAGCGCATTGCGTTATCCCCACAGGAGGCGTGGCTCATGCACCGCATCGGCCTGATCGGCATCGGCAATATCGGCAGCCATTTCGGGAAGGTGCTGCGGGAGGCGGATTATCCCCTCACGGTGCTGGACATTGACCGTNNNNNNNNNNNNNNNNNNNNNNNNNNNNNNNNNNNNNNNNNNNNNNNNNNNNNNNNNNNNNNNNNNNNNNNNNNNNNNNNNNNNNNNNNNNNNNNNNNNNAAGCACATCCAGATGATGACCGCGGTCACGGCGCGCGCCGCCCGCGGCGTCGTTGAGATCGCCCGTCTCGCCGCCGGCGGCGCATCGGCGCTGCGCGAGCGGCCGATCGTGTCGACCTTTCAGTGCAGTACCAGCCCGCTCGTCTACGAGGGCGGTGCGCTCGATGCCGCCGTGGTCTTCGCCGAAGCGGGTTTGCCGTGCGGCTTTGTCGTGATGCCGATAGCGTGTGCCACGGGGCCAGCTACGTGGGGTGGTACGCTGGTGCAGTCTAACGCGGAGGTTCTGGCGGGAGTCGTCATCCTCGAGACGTTGGTGCCCGGCGCGGCGACCTTCTACGGCTCGTGCGCTACCGTCATGGACCTGCGCAGCGGGGCGGCGGCGTGCGGAGGTCCGGAGGACTTGTTGCTCCAGATGGCGTCAGCGCAGCTGGCGCGTCACTACGATCTTCCCGTCAGCATCGGCACGTTCGCCACGGGCGCGAAGTCGCCCGACTGGCAGGCGGGTCTGGAGAACGGGCTATCGGGTCTGGCGAGCGCGTTCGCCGGGGCCGACATGCTGTGCGGCGCCGGCGGGCTGGACAGCGCTCGCGGTTGCTCTCCCGAGCAGGTGGTGCTCGATGCGGAGATCTTCGCTCTGCTTCGCCACTTCGTGGGCGTACCGGCCGAGGCGGGGAGTGACGTGCTCGATGTCATCGGCGCCGCCGGCCCCGGCGGCGAGTTCCTGAGCCAGCGTCACACCCTGGCCACGATGCGACGGCTTTGGATTCCGCGCGTGTTCGATCGCGCCGAGTGGTCGGAGTGGGAAGCCGCGGGTAGGGCAGGTCCACGGGAGGCGGCGCGCGAGCGAATGCGCGAGATCCTCGCGGGTGATCGACCCGAGTATCTGGAGCCGGGGCTGGGCGCAGAGATTCAGGGCATTCTCGAACGTTACGAGCGGGAAGGAACCGACGGGCATGGATGAACTGCTGACGCCCCTGAGGCTGGCGATCCTGACGCAGGATGAGGAAGGCGCGCTGAAGGCGACGCGCGGCTTGTTGGATGCGGGGTTCGAGCCGCGCGTCATTCTCGAGTCGGGGCTCACAGAAGCGATGCTCGAGGTCGGGCGGCGTTGGAAGTGCGGCGAAGCGTTTCTGCCGGAGGTCATCGTCGCGGCGAAGATCTTCACGCGTTGCAACGAGATCGTCGAACCGGTTCTCGTGACCAGCGGCGTAACTGTTCGTCGCCCACAGCCGCTGGTGCTGGCCACCGTCAAAGGCGACCTGCACGATCTTGGCAAGAATTTGGTGGGCGCCATGGCCAAGACCGTGGGCTTCTCAGTTAATGATCTGGGCAAGGACGTGTCGGTCGACGAGATCGTCGCGGCTGCGGGCGAGTCGAGCCCCTGCATCGTTGGTCTCAGCGCGCTGCTGACGACGACCATGCCGCAGCAGAAGGCTGCGGTGGAAGCGATCGGGCAGGCGGGGCTGCGTCCCGACGTGAAGGTTATCGTCGGTGGCGCGCCGGTCACCCAGGAGTGGGCCGACCAGATCGGGGCCGATGGTTATGCGCCCGACGCGGCGAGCGCGGCTGATCTCGCGCTGTCGTTGTTGACCTGATACGGGCTTGTTATCGTGACACGATCGGAACGTGCGGCTCTGGCATTGGTGGCTTGCGGAGCGCTAGTTGCCGAGGTGCGTCACATCGTCGAAGCGCGTGGTTGGCGTGCCGACTTCTATGGGATTCCTGCGACTTACCACATGCGACCGTCGCAGATCGTGTCCGCCGTCGACGAACAGCTGCAGCGCATTCGGGACCACTATAATAAGGTGATCGTCGTGTACGGCGACTGTGGCACTGCCGGCGCGCTCGATGATGTGCTGCGCCGGCACGGAGTGCAGCGACCGTCCGGCAGCCACTGCTACGAGATCTGCTGTGGATGCGGCTTCGGCGGTCTGCTGGAAAGGGATCCTACATCCTACTTCCTGACCGACTACCTGGTCCGCGCCTGGGATGATGTGGTCGTGCGCGAGATGGGGCTCGATCGCGAGCCGTCATTGAAAGAGACAGTCTTCGGCGGATTCACGTCCGTGGCGTATCTGCGCCAGTCCTCCGACCCGGATCTGCTGGCCCGGGCCCAGCGCATCGCTGATGAACTGGGCCTTCCCCTGAGTGTCGAGGACGTCGGCTTGAGAGAGCTCGAGATACAGCTGGCGCGTCTGATTCAGGAGCCGGCGCGGCTTTGATGATGAGCGTCAATGGTGATCGATGTCGACTACAAGTGTGAGGGGTTAATGATGCGCACTAGCCGAGTATCGTCGGCGTGGCTGACGATGGTGTTTCTAATGTTCTGGGTCGCCTGTGGGCGAGAGTCCGGGAGCCAACGGAGCGATGAGGAGCCGGCCGCGGCGCCCACCGTCACGAGCGCCCCGGCCTCCGAGGTGGGGATGACTCTGCAAGAGCTCCGGCTGCCGGCGACGTTCAACGGAATGTTGACCATGCTCGATGATGATGTAAGAGAGGTAACGCTCGATCTCCGTGCCGACGAGAGGTTTCTGTGGCGCGAGACGCCGGTCGCTAAAGATGGAAGCACCGGCGCGTCCGAATACGACCGCGGCCGCTGGTATCTCGCCTATGGCGGCCGGCAGCTGGTTCTCATCGGCGAGAGCGAGGGGCCGCGCAAGTTCGAGCCCGAGGGGCCGGACAGACTGCGAGCCCTGGAGGGCGGCGGTATTGCGGGCGTTGGGCAGTACATCGCTAGAACCGAGGAGGCCGTGCCCTTCGCGGATTCCTACGGCATGCAGGGTATGTTCTCGTACATGGCGGACGCCGCTTTGTTCACCGACTGTCTGATGGGCAAGCGCTTCCCCGTGGCGATGGCGAGCGACTATCTCGCGTTGGAGCAGGCCTACCTGGACGTGGATCGCGAGCCGGGAGAAGCGGTTTTGGCCACGATCGAAGGTCATCTGGCGCAGCGGCCGCGGATGGAGGGCGCCGGGACAGAGGAGAACATCGTGGTCGACCACTTCGTCGCCATCTCACCCGGCGGATCGTGCGAGCCGCGTGCGGCGCTGGCGGAGCCGGAGAACACGTACTGGAAGCTGGTCGAGGTCAGCGGCGCAGCGGTCGAGGCCCCGGACGAAGGGCGCGAGGCGCACCTGATTCTGCGGCCGGCGGAAAAGCGCGTCTCCGGCAATACCGGCTGTAACCAGATCAACGGTGGCTATACGCTGGAAGGCGAGCGGCTGAAGTTCGGTCCGCTGGCGACGACGCTGCGGGCCTGCCCGGACGAGCCGGATATCGAGAGCGCCTTTCTGGGTGCGCTGGAGACTGTGACCCGCTACGAGCTGTACGGCGAGCGATTGGAGTTGTATTCGGGCTCGGATCTGGTCGCGCGTCTAGAGGCGAGGTACATGAAGTAGAGACGCTGCGTCGCGAACCATCGGGGATACGTGCGGCAGGCGCTGGAGCGAGGAAACGATATGATCAAGTGGTTACATGCTGGTGGGCTCGCCGTCGCCGCGCTATTCGCGGCCGCCTACGGTTGCTCGGAGTCGGCAGCGACGGTTTCGGGAACCGTCACATACCGGGAGCGCATCGCGCTGACGCCGAACGCGGTCCTCGAGGTGGCGCTGGTCGACGTTTCGCGGGCCGATGCACCGGCGGAGGTCATCGGCCGGCAGGTGATCGAGTCGCCCGGCCAGGTGCCGATAGCGTTCTCGATCGAGTATGACCCGGCGGACATTCAGGCTAACCACACCTACGCGGTTGAGGCGCGCATCCGTGAGGGGGATGACCTGCGTTGGGTCAGTACCGAGGCGTACTTAGTGATAACCCGCGACCGACCCACACAGGTCGACATGGTGCTGCGGGCTGTAGGTGAGTAGGCGGAGGCCGGTGATTTGAGAGAGGCCGTGGATTCCACNNNNNNNNNNNNNNNNNNNNNNNNNNNNNNNNNNNNNNNNNNNNNNNNNNNNNNNNNNNNNNNNNNNNNNNNNNNNNNNNNNNNNNNNNNNNNNNNNNNNACCTGGGACACGCGGCTGCCGCCTACGCCGGCTTCGTCGCGCACCCAGAGCGCGCCTATCTCTGGGAAACGTTGGAGGACGAGCGGGTCGTGAAC
Proteins encoded in this region:
- a CDS encoding DUF1638 domain-containing protein, which encodes MTRSERAALALVACGALVAEVRHIVEARGWRADFYGIPATYHMRPSQIVSAVDEQLQRIRDHYNKVIVVYGDCGTAGALDDVLRRHGVQRPSGSHCYEICCGCGFGGLLERDPTSYFLTDYLVRAWDDVVVREMGLDREPSLKETVFGGFTSVAYLRQSSDPDLLARAQRIADELGLPLSVEDVGLRELEIQLARLIQEPARL
- a CDS encoding cobalamin-dependent protein (Presence of a B(12) (cobalamin)-binding domain implies dependence on cobalamin itself, in one of its several forms, or in some unusual lineages, dependence on a cobalamin-like analog.), which codes for MDELLTPLRLAILTQDEEGALKATRGLLDAGFEPRVILESGLTEAMLEVGRRWKCGEAFLPEVIVAAKIFTRCNEIVEPVLVTSGVTVRRPQPLVLATVKGDLHDLGKNLVGAMAKTVGFSVNDLGKDVSVDEIVAAAGESSPCIVGLSALLTTTMPQQKAAVEAIGQAGLRPDVKVIVGGAPVTQEWADQIGADGYAPDAASAADLALSLLT
- a CDS encoding trimethylamine methyltransferase family protein, with translation KHIQMMTAVTARAARGVVEIARLAAGGASALRERPIVSTFQCSTSPLVYEGGALDAAVVFAEAGLPCGFVVMPIACATGPATWGGTLVQSNAEVLAGVVILETLVPGAATFYGSCATVMDLRSGAAACGGPEDLLLQMASAQLARHYDLPVSIGTFATGAKSPDWQAGLENGLSGLASAFAGADMLCGAGGLDSARGCSPEQVVLDAEIFALLRHFVGVPAEAGSDVLDVIGAAGPGGEFLSQRHTLATMRRLWIPRVFDRAEWSEWEAAGRAGPREAARERMREILAGDRPEYLEPGLGAEIQGILERYEREGTDGHG
- a CDS encoding YbaY family lipoprotein; this encodes MIKWLHAGGLAVAALFAAAYGCSESAATVSGTVTYRERIALTPNAVLEVALVDVSRADAPAEVIGRQVIESPGQVPIAFSIEYDPADIQANHTYAVEARIREGDDLRWVSTEAYLVITRDRPTQVDMVLRAVGE
- a CDS encoding META domain-containing protein; translation: MTLQELRLPATFNGMLTMLDDDVREVTLDLRADERFLWRETPVAKDGSTGASEYDRGRWYLAYGGRQLVLIGESEGPRKFEPEGPDRLRALEGGGIAGVGQYIARTEEAVPFADSYGMQGMFSYMADAALFTDCLMGKRFPVAMASDYLALEQAYLDVDREPGEAVLATIEGHLAQRPRMEGAGTEENIVVDHFVAISPGGSCEPRAALAEPENTYWKLVEVSGAAVEAPDEGREAHLILRPAEKRVSGNTGCNQINGGYTLEGERLKFGPLATTLRACPDEPDIESAFLGALETVTRYELYGERLELYSGSDLVARLEARYMK